The window GGGAGCTCCAGACGTCTATCGACGTGTTGTCGACAATCGGCGTGCACAAGGAGCGGGTTCTCCCCGTCTTGAGCAAGGTAGACGCCGTAGGCCTCCCGGAGCTCGTCAGGAAGGCCGCGATTCTCAGGAAGCACTTCGCCTTCTTCGCGCCCGTCTCGGCCTTGACGGGCTTCGGCGTCGACACGCTTAAGCTCTTGCTCTTCTGGAAGACGCCGGGCTACGCGATATACGAGGCGAGGCCTCCCGTCGGGGGGCTCGTGCTGGACGGCAAGTCGTATCTGCCGGTCAAGATAAGCGAGGTCAAGCGTTTCGAGAGCTCGTCTCTTAATTTATATACCGAACTGAGGAGAGTTCTGTGAGCGAGGAGAGGCTAAACGCCTACCTCATCATGGTGGAGCGTAGCGTCTCCTTCGAGTTCAACAGCCCCGAATACGGCAAGCTCGCCCGAAAGATGGTGGAGATGCTTTATTCCAGGAAGGAGCAACTCTCGGACGACCGGATAGCTATCTTGATGAACATATCGACCGCCGAGGCCAGGAGGATACTCCAGTTCCTCTCGAAGACGAATATGATAGGGGTCGTCAAGACGACGACTCCGGACTACCGAGTCGAGTACACGTGGTATGTTGACGATGTGGTGATAACGAACGCCATAAAGAAGAGGATAGAGCTCGTCTCCGGGAAGCTGGCCCTCCTCGTGCGGGCCCTGGCCGAGGGGACCTACTACGTCTGCCCGAACTGCCACAGGCGCTACTCGCTCGACGAGGAGCTAGCCTACAACGGCATATGCCCTATATGTAAGGTCCAGCTAATTTATATAAATAATATTGATGAAATAAATAGAGTAACTAAAATCCTCGAAAAACTAGAGAGATATGCGAGTAGTATTTAATATAACCAAGCCGTTTACAAGAGAGATCTTCGTCACGGGCTTCCACGGCGTAGGGATAGTCGGCCACATAGCGGTCAAGCACCTATCGAGGAACTGCGACGTCGTGGGCTACGTGCGCTACAAGAAGATGCCGCCTGTAATCGCCTACGAGGGCGACCGGCTGGCGCTCCAGTCGGAGATATTCTCCTGCGGCAGAGTGGCCGGCGTCGTCAACAACTACGGCCTCGTCGACGAGGCGATGTACGACTTCGTCGAGGCGCTCTCCGACTGGGTCGTCAGAAGCGGGTTCAAACTCGCAGTGCTCTTCGGCGGGCTGGACGGCAGATTTAGGCGGGAGCCCGGCGATCTGTTGAGGATCGCCTACACGTCGTCCTACATAAAGGCCGGCTATCCCCTCGAGGGCAGGCGGCTGGAGCAGGGGTTACAGATAGTTGGCCCTCTAGGGCTTCTCCTGTCCTATTTCGAGATGAGGGGCTTCCCTGCCTTGGTCATCCTGCCCTATGCGGACAAGCCCGCGGATCCCCAGGCGGCCAGCGTCGCCCTCGACCACTTCGGCAAGCTCTTCGACATAAGGATTGACACAGCAGATCTGAGGCAACTGGCCGAGGAGCTGGAGAGGGAATATGCCGAGGTTAAACGCCAGCTTGAGGAGACTAGGAGGGAGGAGTCGCGGTACTATATATAGCGTTTAAAATATTAATTATTTCGTCAATATTATTAACATTAACTATATTTCTTCCATTTATATAATAATTATAAATAATTATTAATTTATATTTTTTCGAGATAAACGCAACGTCGTCGTACAAGGCCTCCGAGGCACCCCAGGATTCGTGCTGGGAGAGGGGATAGACCTCGGCGACCTCCTCCGGGACTATCCCGAATATATCATCTATGAAATAAACATGGATGTATTCCCTAAACTTGCCTAATATTTTATTTAAATATATATACTCCCACGATTTGTTGTACGGCCTGAAATCCACCTTCAACAACACGGCGACAGGCTTGTCGGGATGTCTGTAGTAATGCCTAATCCTCAACCTGTGCCTATACGGCTCAGGCCTTGAGGCGGACGTATCGCCAAAGAAGAGCAGGCCGCTCGGCTCCGGGTGCGTCACCGGGTCGTACTCTTCCACGAGCTTCAGGTACTTCCTCATAATCCTCAACGTATTGTACAACGATCTGTGGGCGCGCGCCTTCTCCTCGAGATATTCCCAAAGCGTCCCCTCATAGATCCTCTGCTTAATCTCAAGGATCTCCTCCCTGAGCATGGCCAGGTTGTGCTCGGCTATGAGCTCCGTCCTCTCCATCTTGGGCATCTCCCTAATCTCCTTGACCGGCTTGTCGCAGAGCTTGGTGCTACAGGGCAGATAGTCCGCCCGCACCTCGTCGAGCCTCACAGTCCTGTCCCTCAACATTATCCTGTCGTCTCTGGCGTACAGCACGTAGGACGCGCTGTCGAATAGGTCCACGCCCGCGGCGACTGCGAAGGGGAGTATCAGCGGGTGGCCCGCGCCGAAGAGGTGCAGAGGCGCCTCCCTCCTTATATTCAGCTTGACCCTCAAGATCATGTCTAAGATCTCGTCGAACCGGTACTCCTCCAGAAGCGTGGTGGGGCTACCCACGGCGTATATGTCGAAGGGTAATGCCGACATGCGCCTGGCGGATCTCGCGAGCAGATCTCCGTAGATCCCGCCTTGTATGGGCCCCACGAGCAACATCCCGCCCAACTCGCCGCGCATCTCCGCGGCTCTCAGAGCTCTTCTCAAGGTCTCCTCTACCTTTATCGAGGCCGAGAAGTACGATTCTTCCGAGTCCATCGGAAGGTCCAACATCACGCCGATATCGCTCCCTATCTCCGACTGGTACCTAAGTATCTCGTCGGGCTCTATATCTACGACGCCGTACCTCATCAACTGGTAGGCGCCCGAGTCGGTCATCACTATGCCGCTCCACCCGAGGAACTTCTTCACATCGATAGGTTCTTTAAAAATACTATATATAAAATATGAATTTGTTATAATATTTTTAAAATATTTATTAATTATACTTAGTTTAAGCTCTTGTTTCTTAGGATCAACTACTGGAAATATAGTTGGAGTCTCCAGCGCGCCGGATTTGGTGTAGAGCCTTCCGATCCTTCCCAGGAGATCCTTCGCCTCTATCTCGAAACTCATTCGCCGCGCTGTCTCTTGACAAACTCCTCATATATCTGCCTAACCCTCTCGGCAAGCGGCCCCGACCCCTCTATACCTATCTCGCTCACTCTGACCTTATCACTGATCAACACTATGTTGGACTCCTCGACGTATTTCACCATCCCTGGGAAGAACTTTTCTGCATATTTGGCAAATGCCCGTAAGTCTATTTCCCTCTCAATAGAATTTATATATATTATATATCTAGACATCAATAATGATTTTGCATATTTATTTCCAGATTTTGTTACAGCATTTATGAGAATTATATTTAGCTGGCTATCAACTGCGTGGAGAACGCCCCTATACTCCTCACCGTTGTGAAGACCTACCACCACCTCCTTCCCCAACAGATTGTTTATCTCTGCAACGAACCTCTTGTTAGCCTCGGCGAGCACCGACATATAGAGGCCAATATATTTAGTTTTAAAGCTTTTATTCTTATTGATACTTTATATTTTATTGAAATATATTATATAAATAAATTAGATTAACTATATTTTTAATAAATAGTTACCAGAGAAGAAGAGGTTAAAACTTTATATTTTCAGCGATTTCGAGACGCCATGTTGCTGAAAGAAACGGTTAGGGATATAGGAAGGCTGGAAGGCCCGTTGAGCAAGATCTGGCTCGTGGGCGATGCGGAGGCCGAATTGGAAATTCCTCTAGATATTTTAAATATAAATCTAAATAAAAATAATACTTTAATAATAAATATAGATAAAAATAAAGATCAAGATTATAAAACTAAATATGATATCTATATGTGGGGAATTCTATATAATAAAAACAATGATATTACCTATATATCTATTGGCGGTCTAATATTTAAAATAAAGCTAAATTTGCCATATAATATAGGTGATAAACTATATATTGGTATCAAGATTAGTTCATAACAACTCTCACGGTCTACTCCTCTCCGATCTATACTAGGCTTATCACTCCCCCCGATCATAACTTCGTGATCTGTCCCTACTGCAGATCGCCCAGAATCGTCATATCGAACGGGGAATATGTGTGCGCTGAGTGCGGTAGCGTTGTGGGGCCCGTCCTCTACGTGCCGCGCCAGAACGTCCAGACCCCCTACGTCATAAGGAAGATCTCTCTCAAGTTCTTGTTGTATAGATTAAATAAAGAAACAATAATATATTCTAATAAAATAAAATATAAAGAAAAAATAAAACAATATATAGAATTATTAGTTAAAGATCTAGAGGCGCCTATCTATGTCTTAGACAACTCTATCAAGATCTTGGAATCTATAGATAAGAGGAAGATCCAAGGCAAGAACCCGAGAGTCGTCGCGGCAACAATATTTTACCTGGTCAGCAATAGATACGGTCTTAGTTACGATAAGGAAAATATAGCTAAAAGATTAAATATAAGTAAATTGAGTATTAGAGATACTGCAGTTTATCTAAGAAAGATATGCAAGGAGCTGCGCTGATCGGGTTGGTTAGACTGATAGAGCTGGGCTACATAGATGAGAACGACAAAATAGCTAGATATAAAGATGATATAATTAATATAATATCAAGAATATATTCGAGAAATATAGATAAAACTATTTATTTAAGATATAAACTTTTTTATAAATTGACTAAAGATCGTTCCGCAGCGCTTTACTACCTCATGAAGTCGCTCAATATAGATAATCTACATAATTTATTAATTAATAAAAATATTGAAGATATTCTATTAATTCCTGGGAAATATATATATATAACTACTAAATTTGGTAAACGAAGGATCAATATATACGCTACCGGCGATTTAGTCGCCCGGTTCCTCTCGCTGGCTAAGGCGAAGGGCTATAGGCTTCTTCAGTCCAACCCGTCTTTTAGATACGGCCTAGCGCTTGGCCCGTTGCGGCTCAGGATCTCCGTGGACCTTCCTCCAATAGTCTCAGCGCCGCATATATATATTAGGGTACATAGGGGCGTTAAAACTCTTAACGATTTGGCTCTAGACGGATTTTTAAATAGGGATCATATTGCAACAATAAGGAGAGAGGTTTTTGTGAATCGCAGAGATCTCGTAGTCGCGGGGCCTCCGGGTAGTGGAAAGACGACGTTGTTGCAGGCAATAGATCTAGAACTGCCTCATTGGCTACAGAGGGTATACATAGACGAGGCCGATGAGTTTGTCGATCTGCCTATTCTTAATCAAATAAAAATAAATTCTTTAAATAAATTAAAGGAAATATTTACTTCTATGAATAGGAATATAGATTTATTTATAATAGGAGAGCTTCAATACCCAGAACACTTCGAGGCCTACAGATCTGCGCGTAGTATAGGCCTACAGAGCTTCGGCACAATGCACGCAACCGATTTGGAGAAGGCGAAGAAGAGATTGGTTGAAGCGAATATAGATCTAGAAAATATAGTTATAATACAACTTAAAAAGAAATATAAAAATAAAATTATTAGATATATAGATGAAATATATGTTGGATGAGCTAATAAATATAAAAATAAAGAAAGTTCTCGAGAAGGAGTATAACAAGTTTGTCATTGTTAACGGCGCCATACTTTTACTAGGAATTCTATCGATTGGATTATCTTTCTTTTTATATAATTTAATTTACATATCTTTATTTCTTTTTTTAATTTATCTATTTATACTATATTTAAGCTTAATTAGGTTAAGGAATAGAATAAGAGCTCTCGTGAATAGGGCCTTGTCGGTCAAGGAATTTAAGGAGTATCTGAAGGATGTGCTCGGCGAATATACGTATGGCCTAGACTACATAAAGTTGCTAGAGGCTGAGGAGATCCGCGTGTTGTCCGATATCGAGGACTTCGAGGAGAGGAGGATGCGGGCGTCCAGCGGCCTGTATAGGGCTATGCTGTCCGGGATGAAGTCGAGGATCTTGGCATCCTCGCTCGCCGGAGTATCGGCTGGCGTCGTGATGTCGGTAGTAGTCCCTATCGGTCTGGCGATCAAAATAGTGATATTGGCTATGCTTATGGCGTCGATGTACTACGTATATAGAATTGTTTCTTTATAAAAGGGGGTTATTGTTGGAGCTTAGTCGAACTTAGTCTCGCTCTTGCTCTCCTCCTCTTCCTTCTTCTCGCCCTTCTTCTCCTCCTTCTCGAGCTTCGAGGCCGCTATTATTTCGTCTATTCTGAGTATCATCGAGGCGGCCTCCACGGCGACCTTGAAGGCGTTTACCTTAACCGACAGCGGCTCTATCAAGCCCAGCGACACCATGTCGACTACCTTGCCCTGATAAACGTCTAGGCCGTACTTCCAGCCGTCGGCCTGCTCGTGTTTGTGCCTCAGCTCGGTGAGTATATCCACGGCGTCGAGGCCGGCGTTCTCCGCAAGCGCCTTGGGTATGGACTCCAGCGCGTTGGCGAAGGCCTCTATCGCGTACTGCTCTCTGCCTCCTATCTTGGTGGCGAACGCCCTGACCGCCTTCGCCGCCTCGACCTCGGGAGCGCCTCCGGCTGGCAGTATGAAGGGCTCCTCCACCACGTCCGCGACCACGGACAACGCGTCGTCTAGGTTGCGCTCGGCTTCGTCCACAAGCCTCTCGAAGCCGCCTCTGATCAATATCGACACGGCCTTGGGGTTCTTGCACTGCTCCACGAATACCATCTTCTCGTCGCCGACGCGCCTCTCCTCGACCAGCCCGGCGAAGCCCAGATCCGCCTCGGACAGATCCTCTATGCTGGTGACCAGCCTAGCGCCCGTGGCTCTGACCAGCTTCTCTATGTCGGAGCGCTTCACGCGCCTCACGGCCAGTATCCCGGCCTTCGCCAGGTAGTACTGAGCGATGTCGTCTATGCCCTTGGTGGTGAACAGCACGTTGACGCCAGCGGCCTTCAGCTTGTCCACATAGCCCTTGAGTATCGTCTCCTCCTCCTCTAGGAACGCCCTCATCTGGGTGGGGTCGTTGATCCTGATCTCGGCGTCTATCTCAGGCTTCTCGACCTCCAGAGGGGCGTCGAGGAGGGCTATCTTGGCGTTCACCACGCGCTTCGGCATAGCCGGGTGCACCACCTCCTTGTCCACAACTATGCCGTAGACCAGCTGGGTGTCGAGGAGGGAGCCGCCGTGCTTCTTGACGAGCTGGACGTTGTCCAGGTCGGCGACCCAACGGTCGCCCCTCTGCTCCGCTATCTGTAGAATGGCCTTCACGGCCAGATCGGCGAAGTAATCCTTCACGGTCTCGGAGATCTTGCCGCCCATAGCCGTGGTGGCTATTTTCTTCAACATCTCGGCATCTGTGCGGTTGACCGGAACGGCGACCTTGCGCAGATGCTCCACGGCCACGTCGAGGGCCTTCTTAAAGCCCGACACGACGACTGTCGGGTGTATGTTCTTCTCCAACAGCTTCTCGGCCTCGTCTAGCAGAGCCCCTGCCAACACCACAGCTGTGGTAGTGCCGTCGCCGGCCTCCTCCTCCTGCGACTTGGATATCTCGACCAAGAGCTTCGCTATGGGGTGCTGGACGTCCATTTCGTCGAGTATGGTTGCGCCGTCGTTCGTTATGGTTATATCCCCTAGCGAGTCTATGAGCATCTTGTCCATGCCTTTAGGCCCTAACGTGGTCCTCAACACCTCGGCGACAGCCCTCGCTATCATTATGTTTAGCCTCATCGCCTCCTTGCCGAACGCCCTCTGGGTACCCTCCTTGAATATCAGAACGGGCACTCCGCCTATCTGCGTCAAATATGCGGTTTGGGAGCTCATGGGTTTTACGAATTTCGCGTATATAAAAACTTTTCCTAATTACGGCAGTATAGGCCTCGACCAGAACGGCGGAGGTCCGCGCACTCGGCGTAAAGTATTTTTAAGGCCTTGTTCGTGGCCCTTCAATGGGCAGGGTGAAACCGCGTTACATAAAATCTTTGGCGGCGAAGCTCTTGGAGATGTACCCGGATAAATTCACTGACAGCTTTGAGGAGAACAAAAAGGCGGTGGCAGAGCTGGCCGATCTGCAGAGCAAGAGGGTCAGGAACAGAGTAGCTGGCTACATAACGAGGATCGTCAAGGCTAGGAAGATGTCCCAGAAACGGGAAGAGGTGCCGGCTACATCGCCATGACGCTTAATAAGGGCGACTATATACTGTTCGACTACACCGTTGTGGTCAAGGACGACAACAAGGTGATAGAGACGACTAACGAGGCGACGGCCAAGGAGGCGGGCATCTACAGACCTGAGGAAGTCTACGAGCCCCGACTTGTGATACTCGGCGAGACCAAGCTCTGGGAGCCTCTCGAGAACGCTCTCTTGAACGCAGACGAGGGCAAAGACGTTGAGGTCGAGATCCCGCCGGAAAAGGCCTATGGACAGCGGGATCTCAGCAAGATAAAGATACTATCCATAAGGGAATTCCACAGACACGGCATAGTGCCTCGCGTGGACGACGTGGTGGAGATAGAGGGGAATAGGGCTAGAGTTATCTCCATCTCTGGCGGCAGGGTCACGCTCGACTTCAATCATCCCCTTGCCGGCAAGACGTTGGTGGTTAGAGGCAAGGTGGTGAGGAAGCTGACGTCCAACGAAGAGAAGATCGTCTATCTGATAAGGCAGTATATGCCCAGGATACCTCCCGACAAGATCTCGGTATCCTTCTCGCAAGATGGCTCCGAGGCCCAAGTGAGGTTGCCCGCCGAGGTTCTACTCTACGAGAAAATTGGGAATATACTGCTTCAAGCGGCGTCGGAGATAGGTAGCAGATTCGCCGAATTGAAGAAAGTAAATTTCGTGGAGGAGGTAGAGCTCAAGAGATAAAAGAGGATCTCCAATCCTGTTTATGACTACCACCGTGGGTATAAAGGCTCGCGACGGAGTCGTCTTGGCGACCGATAAAAGAGTGACCGCCGGATACTACATAGCTCATAAACGCGGCGAGAAGATCTGGAAAATCGACGAGCATGTAGCCGCCACCATGAGCGGGGGAGTGGCGGATCTCCAGGGGCTGTTGAGCACGCTCACAATATTGGCTAGAGACTACAAGACGGAGCACAGGAGGCCTATACCTGTAAAGACCTTGGTCAACTACGCCTCTCTACTCCTCTTCTACTCGCGGCCGGTGATATACATCGTCCATTCGATCTTCGGCGGCTTTGATGACGAGGGACCCCAGCTGTATATGCTCGACTGGCTGGGCAGCTACAGCGAGGAGCGCTATATCTCCACGGGGAGCGGCTCGCCCTACGCCATGGGCGTACTGGAGGTGGGCTATAGGGAGGACATGACCGTCGACGAGGCCGTGAAGCTGGCCGAAAACGCGGTGAAGGCGGCCATGAGGAACGACCCAGGCTCCGGCGAGGGAATTGATATAGTGACCATAACTAAGGACGGCTTTAGACGGGTGTTCTCGGCCAGGCAGAGGGTGACAGTCGCCGAATAGAAAAATATATAAGACCATAGTGGGGGCTAGGCCGTGGCGCATTCTTTAGATATCGAATCTAAAATCAAAGAGATTCTGTCGAGCGTCGAGGTATCTAAGGTAGAGGTTGAGGGACCATCTATCTGTGTTTACGTCAAGAATCCTGCTAATTTAAGCAATGAAGAAGTCGCCGAGTTGGCAAAGACCCTTAAAAAAAGGATAGTAGTTAGGAGCGACTCGGCGGCGCGGCTGTCGAAGAAAGATGCTGAGAAGGTAATCCTCTCCCTCGCCCCTGATCTGGTAGAGCACGTGTATTTCGAGGACGTGGGGGACGTCTACATATACCTCTCCAAGGCGGTGCCCGAGAGGGACTTCAAGAAGCTCGCCAGAGAGATCTTCTCGTCGACTGGCTGGCGCGCCATAATAGAGATGGGGGTGCCCAGCATGATGAAACTGCCCTCCAAGGACATAGTGGACGTCAGGACGATCTACCACAGCGCCTACGACAAGAGGGCCGCGATGATGAGGGAGTTGGGGGCCAGGATACACCACGAGCCCGTTGTGAAGGAGGGACCCATAACCGTCTCGTTCCTCGGGGCGTCTATGGAGGTTGGCCGGAGCGCTATACTGGTCGATACCACCGAGAGCAAGGTGCTCCTGGACTGCGGCCTCAAGCCGTCGCAGTACGAGGAGGAGTTCCCGCTACTGGAGCAGGTAGACCTAGACTCCCTCGACGCCGTCGTGCTGTCGCACGCGCACATGGACCACGTAGGTTGCCTCCCCTACCTCTACAAGTACGGATATAGAGGCCCTGTATACATGACCGACCCCACTAAATATCTGACTTACATACTTTTGACAGACTATGTCGAGTTGAAGGAGCGCGAGGGGCAAATCCCGCCGTATACCAAAAGCGATATAGAGACTCTTATGTACCACATAATCACGTTAGACTACGAGGAGGTGACGGACATAGCGCCGGACATAAAGCTGACCCTATACGATGCCGGCCACGAGATAGGATCGGCCTTAGTACATCTACATATAGGCAACGGGCGCTATAATATATTGTATACAGGCGATTTCAAGTTCGGGAGGACGAATCTTCTGAATAAGGCCGTGAATAAGTTCAAGCGCGTGGAGATGTTGATAATGGAGTCCACATACGGCGGCCGCGACGACGTCCAGCCGCCTAGAGTCGAGGCGGAGAACACCTTAGTTAAGGCAATTACCGAGACCATAGAGAACAGAGGCAAGGTCCTCATACCGGCCTTCAGCACAGGCAGAGCGCAAGAGATCCTCTACATACTAAATAGAGAGATTAACAGAGGGAACTTGAAGAGAGTGCCTATATACGTCGACGGCATGATAGTAGAAACCCTAAATGCGTATCTGATGTACCCGCACTTCTTGAACCGAGAGGTGGCGGAGGAGATCTACGGAGGCGTGAACCCCTTCACGTCGTCCGGTAGCATAGAGGTGGTGGAGAGGGCCAAAAGGATAGAGGACAGGATAAACCAAATAGCGCGCATAACGCAAGACGAGAGGCCCGGCGTAATAATAGCCCCCCACGGCATGCTTAACGGCGGACCTATACTCGACTATTTCGTGCACCTAGCCCCCGATCCAGCCAATAAGCTGATCTTCGTCTCCTACCAGGCCGAGAACACATTGGGGCGGCGCATCCTCAACGGCGAGAAGGACTTCATAGTCAGGAGCATATCCATGGGGGAGACCAAGGTATCCATGAGGATGGGCGTCGTGTCGATACCCGGCTTCTCGGGCCACAGCGACCGGAGAGAGCTTATGAAATACGTGGAGACAGTAGAGCCCAGACCGCGTAAGGTCGTCTTAATACACGGCGAGCCTTCCAAGATAGTCAGCCTGGCCACCTCCATAGAACTGCGTTATAAGATAACCACAGTAATACCTAGGGTAGGCGAGAGGATAAGGGCTCTCTGATAGCCCGACCGCTTCGTGCGGCCCTAGAATAGGGTCGATCCGCCCCCGCTGAGCCCCGGAGCGGCGATCGCCCTGGAGAAATCCTTAAATATCCGGTGTGGGGCCGACGCCATGTCAAGTGACATGTCGAAATGCCTAGCCACACTAGGCGCGACGCTCCAAGACTCCATAGGGAAGAGGGTGTTGGTGAAGTTGAGGGATGGGTACGAGATAAGGGGCATTCTAAAGTCCTTCGATCAACACGTTAATCTACTGCTTGAGGATGCCGAGGAGGTCATCGATAATGTGATATTGAAAAGAGGCACCATGGTCGTGAGAGGGGAAAACGTCCTCTTCGTCTCGCCGACATGAAGGGCACGCCCTCGATGGGGAAGCACAGCAGGGGCAAGACGCACATACGCTGTCCTAGGTGCGGACGCCACTCCTACAACGTGTCCAAGGGATATTGCGCAAGTTGCGGCTGGGGCCGCTCGCGGAGGCTTCGTAGATACAACTGGGCTAAGTAGCTCTACCGATCCGGCCGCGATCTCGGAGATCGCTCCGCCGCCGACGTCAGTTTTCTGATCTCGGCCAGTTGCCACTCGAGGATTTCCCGAGGCAACGAGCCTTGTCTGAACAGCTCTGCGAACTCCTCCAGACATCTCAGAAGCGGCTGCATAGATAAATACGGACTATAATAATGTGGAGCTTGAGTTCTGGCTCCTCGACATAACGTACTCGATCGCTGGAGGGGTGCCGGAGATTAGGATGTTCGGAATTACCAAGGACGGCGAGCGCGTCGTGGTGGCGGACAGAGGGTTTAGGCCTTATTTTTACGTAAAGGGCAATCCGTCCAATCTGAGACAAGCTTTAGCCAAAGTAGCTCCTGTAGAGGCGGTGGAGGCGGTCGAGAGGAAGTATTTCGGCAAGCCTGTCAAGCTGT of the Thermoproteus uzoniensis 768-20 genome contains:
- a CDS encoding 50S ribosomal protein L37e is translated as MKGTPSMGKHSRGKTHIRCPRCGRHSYNVSKGYCASCGWGRSRRLRRYNWAK
- a CDS encoding LSm family protein gives rise to the protein MSSDMSKCLATLGATLQDSIGKRVLVKLRDGYEIRGILKSFDQHVNLLLEDAEEVIDNVILKRGTMVVRGENVLFVSPT
- a CDS encoding beta-CASP ribonuclease aCPSF1, translating into MAHSLDIESKIKEILSSVEVSKVEVEGPSICVYVKNPANLSNEEVAELAKTLKKRIVVRSDSAARLSKKDAEKVILSLAPDLVEHVYFEDVGDVYIYLSKAVPERDFKKLAREIFSSTGWRAIIEMGVPSMMKLPSKDIVDVRTIYHSAYDKRAAMMRELGARIHHEPVVKEGPITVSFLGASMEVGRSAILVDTTESKVLLDCGLKPSQYEEEFPLLEQVDLDSLDAVVLSHAHMDHVGCLPYLYKYGYRGPVYMTDPTKYLTYILLTDYVELKEREGQIPPYTKSDIETLMYHIITLDYEEVTDIAPDIKLTLYDAGHEIGSALVHLHIGNGRYNILYTGDFKFGRTNLLNKAVNKFKRVEMLIMESTYGGRDDVQPPRVEAENTLVKAITETIENRGKVLIPAFSTGRAQEILYILNREINRGNLKRVPIYVDGMIVETLNAYLMYPHFLNREVAEEIYGGVNPFTSSGSIEVVERAKRIEDRINQIARITQDERPGVIIAPHGMLNGGPILDYFVHLAPDPANKLIFVSYQAENTLGRRILNGEKDFIVRSISMGETKVSMRMGVVSIPGFSGHSDRRELMKYVETVEPRPRKVVLIHGEPSKIVSLATSIELRYKITTVIPRVGERIRAL